One window of Catonella massiliensis genomic DNA carries:
- the trkA gene encoding Trk system potassium transporter TrkA, with translation MNIIIVGCGKVGYALARELSNEKNDICLIDKDNKVLQNAINILDIQAISGDGTSYKMLLDAGVQDADLLIAVTDKDEINLLACLMAKKAGNCQTIARVRNPQYYEEINYIKEELGLSMAINPERIAAFEIARLIHFPSAMEVDTFYKGRVNLISLTIGKNSVLDGMSLIDFSKNTPGNVLVCMVRRNGRVEIPTGTFVLREGDTFSCILKFKDSYDFFNKVGVAAKPIKNVIICGGGTVAYYLCLELVKAKIDVKIIETNEARCAELSELIPEAIVIHGDATDKRILLEEGIENADAVVTLTNIDEENILLSMYTHHISKAKSITKINKIEFEEVIRELPIGSVVAPKNITSHYILKYVRSMQNSKGSNVETLYKLFDNEAEAMEFLIKSDSKITKKTLEKLNLKPNVIVAAIYRNNQVITPSGKDIIQKGDSVIVITTNTGLGSIDDIIAE, from the coding sequence ATGAATATTATAATAGTTGGCTGTGGGAAAGTAGGATATGCACTTGCAAGAGAGCTTAGCAATGAGAAAAATGATATCTGCCTGATTGACAAGGATAATAAAGTCTTACAAAATGCAATAAATATACTTGATATACAGGCTATCAGTGGTGACGGTACAAGTTATAAGATGCTTCTTGATGCGGGAGTTCAGGATGCAGACCTACTTATAGCTGTAACTGACAAGGATGAGATTAATCTACTTGCCTGTCTTATGGCTAAGAAAGCAGGTAACTGCCAGACCATTGCCAGAGTGAGGAATCCTCAGTACTACGAGGAAATTAACTACATTAAGGAAGAACTTGGACTTTCAATGGCGATTAATCCTGAAAGGATAGCAGCCTTTGAAATAGCCAGGCTTATTCATTTCCCTTCAGCTATGGAGGTTGATACATTCTACAAGGGTAGAGTAAACCTTATTTCACTAACCATAGGCAAAAACTCTGTGCTTGATGGGATGAGTCTCATAGACTTCTCAAAGAACACACCTGGGAATGTTCTTGTCTGCATGGTTCGCAGAAACGGAAGGGTAGAGATACCTACAGGTACCTTTGTACTAAGGGAAGGAGATACCTTCTCCTGCATATTAAAGTTTAAGGATTCCTATGATTTCTTTAACAAGGTCGGTGTTGCAGCCAAACCGATTAAAAATGTCATAATATGTGGCGGTGGTACTGTTGCTTATTACCTCTGTCTTGAACTGGTTAAGGCTAAGATAGATGTAAAGATAATCGAAACAAATGAAGCACGTTGCGCTGAGCTTTCGGAGCTCATTCCTGAAGCTATAGTTATACACGGGGACGCTACAGATAAAAGGATACTTCTTGAGGAAGGTATAGAGAATGCAGATGCTGTTGTTACGCTTACCAATATCGATGAGGAGAACATCCTGCTTTCGATGTACACCCACCACATATCTAAGGCTAAATCAATAACCAAAATTAATAAGATTGAGTTTGAGGAGGTCATAAGGGAACTTCCAATTGGCTCAGTAGTTGCACCTAAGAATATAACATCACACTACATATTAAAGTATGTACGTTCGATGCAAAACTCCAAAGGAAGCAATGTGGAGACCTTGTATAAGCTCTTTGACAATGAAGCAGAAGCAATGGAATTCCTTATCAAGTCAGACTCGAAGATAACCAAGAAAACACTTGAGAAGTTAAACCTAAAGCCCAATGTTATAGTTGCAGCCATATACAGGAACAATCAGGTTATCACACCTTCAGGTAAAGATATTATTCAAAAGGGTGACAGCGTGATTGTAATTACTACTAACACCGGTCTTGGAAGTATAGACGATATTATAGCGGAGTAA
- a CDS encoding TrkH family potassium uptake protein: MNYWIIAYIMGWVLNFEGAFLLLPAVTAFVYGEKEGFAFLICSLISFAAGGLIVLKKPSNKRFYAREGFVICSMTWIVISLVGAIPFVITGVLPNYIDALFEIVSGFTTTGSSVITDLTPVPHCVLLWRSFSHWIGGMGVLVFILAVLPLFGGVDMHLMRAESPGPSVGKLVPNVKKTASYLYKIYLGMTVVQFVILLLSGMNLFDSICITFGTAGTGGFGIHNDSCLGYTMPQQTIIAVFMLLFGINFNVYFLLVRKKVKEIFNIEEVKWYLIIVFGAVTAIVLNWGRLDNLYYSIHHAFFSVASVITTTGYGTVDFNLWPMFSKFVLVMIMFIGACAGSTGGGMKVSRILIYVKTVKKEIEGMIHQKSIKVLKMDGKIVEHSVIRNANVYLVSYLMIMAVSLLIVALDNFDFETSFTAVAATFNNIGPGLGKVGPTGNFSEFSNLSKLVLTFDMLAGRLEIFPMLLLFSRATWSRK, from the coding sequence ATGAATTATTGGATTATAGCCTATATTATGGGCTGGGTACTTAATTTTGAAGGGGCATTTTTGCTCTTGCCTGCTGTTACGGCTTTTGTATACGGAGAGAAAGAGGGCTTTGCTTTTCTTATTTGCTCTCTGATTTCCTTTGCAGCAGGCGGACTTATTGTCCTTAAAAAACCTTCAAACAAAAGGTTTTATGCAAGAGAAGGCTTTGTTATCTGCTCGATGACGTGGATAGTCATAAGTCTTGTGGGAGCGATTCCATTTGTTATAACAGGCGTATTGCCTAACTACATAGACGCCTTGTTTGAAATAGTTTCAGGCTTTACTACTACAGGCTCAAGCGTAATCACTGACCTGACTCCTGTGCCTCATTGTGTACTTCTTTGGAGAAGTTTTTCACACTGGATAGGAGGAATGGGTGTCCTTGTATTTATACTTGCAGTCCTTCCTCTTTTTGGTGGCGTTGACATGCATCTTATGAGGGCGGAGAGCCCGGGACCTTCAGTAGGCAAGCTTGTTCCAAACGTAAAGAAAACTGCATCATATCTTTACAAGATTTACCTTGGAATGACTGTGGTACAGTTTGTCATCCTTCTTTTATCAGGGATGAACCTATTTGATTCTATCTGTATAACCTTCGGTACTGCAGGAACTGGCGGCTTTGGCATCCATAATGACAGCTGCCTTGGCTACACTATGCCGCAGCAGACTATAATTGCTGTGTTTATGCTCCTTTTTGGTATTAATTTTAATGTTTACTTTCTTCTTGTTCGTAAGAAAGTAAAAGAAATCTTTAACATTGAAGAGGTGAAATGGTACCTTATCATTGTATTTGGTGCAGTTACAGCAATTGTCCTTAACTGGGGGCGCTTAGACAATCTGTATTATAGTATACACCACGCTTTCTTCTCTGTGGCCTCTGTCATCACGACAACAGGCTATGGAACGGTTGACTTTAACCTATGGCCGATGTTTTCAAAGTTTGTACTTGTGATGATTATGTTTATCGGAGCCTGCGCAGGAAGTACCGGTGGTGGTATGAAGGTTTCGAGAATACTGATTTATGTTAAGACAGTTAAGAAAGAAATTGAAGGAATGATTCATCAAAAGAGTATCAAGGTACTTAAAATGGACGGAAAGATAGTTGAACACTCTGTAATAAGAAATGCCAATGTCTATCTTGTGTCGTACTTGATGATAATGGCAGTTTCACTGCTAATCGTAGCACTTGATAATTTCGATTTTGAAACAAGTTTTACTGCAGTTGCAGCTACTTTTAATAATATAGGTCCGGGACTTGGAAAAGTTGGACCAACAGGGAATTTTTCAGAATTTTCCAATCTCTCAAAATTAGTTTTAACCTTTGATATGTTAGCTGGAAGACTTGAGATTTTCCCTATGCTCCTGTTGTTCTCACGGGCAACCTGGAGTAGAAAGTAA
- a CDS encoding DEAD/DEAH box helicase: MSEINRALVKNLAADEVTYNRGVRYYSSKAIKSISKSKSREHYRAIVQGKSNYTVDIDLTNPENIEYKCNCPGSRKHPGACKHAVAVMLFINDYSDRRKQQKIESGEKRRITRILDYFDNMDYMAGLGDIFHVRLGIRLDAMLRADNSVKAAVSISAGSTRLYKVQNIRKFLSDYICSQPISLGKDFSYFPGENRFDHESESVLDFLCEILDIQEIVGKGNATGIFSKSEIFFDRHMLLRLLKIIKLPFNFTFAEESFENVRFIMGKPDLNFYLNLSDEDDSVILSWDEERIIPLDERGNLFYYDNAIYHPDRIFTRHFLPFYHRPTDGEEDTLVFEGEEKERFLNVVLPRIHETFSLTIPNALKDNYITENVKFEIYMDIVKGRIKLEVITAYGEYKFNPFLKMPDVKALIVRQPSREAECFEDIESFGFTREEQYFYLSDEESIYDFLKNNLSYLADKYELFYSEQFKKLKVNPPKIVKTSVRVQSENNMLEVDFDFEGVSSDELTDLFNSLKLKKKFYRLRNGSFIDLTEGGELTKLSELIDKIGTNKGSITNGKIYTSIDYAFYLSQAADEGLYDIEADKSFTALIEEIKHPENVELKVPSIIRADLRPYQEVGFEWLSSLAKYYLGGILADDMGLGKTLQAITYMANTWKKNKNATFIVVCPSSLLYNWQDEIENFCPEMSVVMILGNPNDRKDLIASCEGYQVVLISYPILRRDIEFLKDVSFDTAFLDEAQFIKNPNSRNAKAVKMLNAAHRFALTGTPIENNLSELWSIFDFLMPGYLYSHSKFVNLYEKPVVRFESEEALKQLNFHIKPFILRRMKKDVLSELPEKTERKMVSDMTDEQKEVYMSYLEDMKKKINSEINKNGFEKSRMMILASLTRLRQICCHPSTFVENYEGGSGKLNLLLQLVQNAIEGGHRILVFSQFTSMLNIIEEEFKKLKISYYYLDGSTPITQRSENVKSFNNGNRDVYLISLKAGGTGLNLVGADMVIHYDPWWNPAVEDQATDRVYRIGQKNSVNVVKLITKGTIEEKIYKLQEKKKNLADSVIKAGEVFINKLTKEEVEDLFNM, encoded by the coding sequence ATGTCGGAAATAAATAGAGCACTTGTTAAAAACCTTGCAGCAGATGAAGTTACATATAACAGAGGTGTGAGGTACTATTCTTCAAAGGCTATAAAGAGTATATCAAAGTCTAAAAGCAGAGAGCACTACAGGGCTATAGTTCAAGGGAAGAGTAATTATACGGTAGACATAGACTTAACCAACCCCGAGAATATAGAGTATAAGTGTAACTGTCCGGGAAGCAGAAAGCATCCCGGTGCTTGCAAACACGCTGTGGCAGTAATGCTTTTTATCAATGATTATTCAGACAGGAGAAAGCAGCAAAAGATTGAGTCTGGAGAAAAGAGACGTATAACAAGAATCTTGGATTACTTTGACAACATGGACTATATGGCAGGACTTGGTGATATTTTCCATGTAAGGCTTGGTATTAGACTTGATGCCATGCTTAGGGCGGACAATTCAGTTAAGGCTGCTGTAAGCATATCAGCAGGTAGTACAAGACTTTATAAGGTTCAAAATATAAGAAAATTTTTGTCTGACTATATATGCAGCCAGCCTATTTCGCTAGGTAAAGATTTTTCTTATTTTCCAGGTGAGAATCGTTTTGACCATGAATCTGAGAGCGTGTTAGACTTCCTTTGTGAAATTCTTGACATTCAAGAGATAGTCGGAAAAGGAAATGCTACCGGTATATTCTCGAAGTCAGAGATTTTCTTTGACAGACATATGCTTCTAAGACTGCTTAAGATAATAAAGCTTCCGTTTAATTTTACCTTTGCTGAAGAAAGCTTTGAAAATGTAAGGTTCATTATGGGAAAGCCTGACCTTAACTTTTATCTGAATCTTTCTGATGAAGATGATTCAGTCATTTTGTCCTGGGATGAAGAGCGCATAATTCCGCTTGATGAAAGAGGCAACCTGTTTTACTATGACAATGCCATCTATCATCCTGACAGGATATTTACCAGGCATTTCCTGCCGTTTTACCATAGACCTACTGATGGTGAAGAGGATACACTTGTATTCGAGGGAGAAGAAAAGGAGCGCTTCTTGAACGTGGTTCTTCCAAGGATTCACGAGACCTTTTCCCTTACAATCCCTAATGCACTCAAAGATAACTACATTACGGAAAATGTCAAGTTTGAAATATACATGGATATAGTTAAGGGCAGAATCAAACTTGAAGTAATTACTGCCTATGGAGAGTACAAGTTCAATCCTTTCCTTAAGATGCCTGACGTAAAGGCTCTTATAGTAAGGCAGCCAAGCCGTGAGGCTGAGTGCTTTGAAGATATTGAGTCATTTGGCTTTACGAGGGAGGAACAGTATTTTTATTTAAGTGATGAAGAGTCAATATATGATTTCCTTAAAAATAACCTCTCTTATCTGGCTGATAAATATGAATTGTTCTACTCTGAGCAGTTTAAGAAGCTTAAGGTAAATCCGCCTAAGATTGTTAAGACTTCAGTTAGAGTTCAAAGTGAGAACAACATGCTTGAAGTTGACTTTGACTTTGAAGGTGTTTCAAGTGATGAGCTTACGGATCTTTTCAACAGCCTGAAACTAAAAAAGAAGTTTTACAGGCTTAGAAACGGTAGTTTTATAGACCTTACTGAAGGTGGAGAATTAACAAAGCTTAGTGAATTAATTGATAAAATAGGAACTAACAAGGGTAGTATCACAAACGGCAAGATATATACCTCTATTGACTATGCATTTTATCTAAGTCAGGCTGCTGATGAGGGCCTCTACGACATCGAAGCTGACAAATCATTTACCGCCCTTATCGAAGAAATCAAGCATCCTGAGAACGTGGAGCTAAAGGTGCCTTCTATCATTAGAGCAGACCTCAGGCCTTATCAGGAGGTTGGATTTGAGTGGCTTAGCTCCCTTGCGAAGTATTACCTTGGTGGAATACTTGCAGATGATATGGGACTTGGTAAGACTTTGCAGGCTATTACCTATATGGCAAATACTTGGAAAAAGAATAAGAATGCCACTTTCATCGTGGTTTGCCCTTCATCACTTCTTTATAACTGGCAGGATGAGATAGAGAATTTCTGTCCTGAAATGAGCGTGGTTATGATTTTGGGTAATCCTAATGATAGAAAAGACCTCATTGCAAGCTGTGAAGGATATCAGGTTGTACTTATATCTTATCCAATCCTTAGGAGGGATATAGAGTTTCTAAAGGATGTAAGCTTTGATACTGCATTTTTGGATGAGGCACAGTTTATTAAGAATCCTAACAGTAGAAATGCAAAGGCTGTAAAGATGTTAAATGCTGCTCATAGGTTTGCTCTTACAGGTACTCCTATCGAGAACAATCTTTCTGAACTTTGGTCGATATTTGATTTCCTTATGCCGGGATATTTGTATTCACATTCAAAGTTTGTGAATCTCTACGAAAAGCCGGTGGTTAGATTTGAAAGTGAAGAAGCACTTAAACAGCTTAATTTCCACATAAAACCATTTATTTTAAGGCGAATGAAGAAGGATGTACTTTCTGAACTTCCTGAGAAGACCGAGAGAAAGATGGTTTCGGATATGACAGATGAACAGAAGGAAGTTTATATGTCGTATCTTGAGGATATGAAGAAGAAGATTAACAGTGAAATCAATAAAAATGGTTTTGAAAAGAGCAGGATGATGATACTTGCCTCTCTTACAAGGCTTAGACAGATTTGCTGTCATCCTTCAACCTTCGTGGAGAACTATGAGGGTGGCTCAGGCAAGCTAAATCTCTTGCTTCAATTAGTGCAAAACGCTATTGAGGGAGGACACAGGATTCTCGTATTTTCACAGTTTACATCTATGTTAAATATTATTGAGGAAGAGTTTAAGAAGCTGAAAATCAGTTATTATTATCTGGATGGCTCTACTCCTATTACACAGAGAAGTGAAAATGTCAAGTCCTTTAACAACGGAAACCGTGATGTATACCTCATTTCTCTAAAAGCAGGCGGTACCGGATTAAACCTTGTAGGTGCTGACATGGTTATTCACTATGACCCTTGGTGGAACCCTGCCGTGGAAGATCAGGCAACCGATAGAGTATATAGGATAGGTCAGAAGAACAGCGTAAATGTGGTTAAGCTTATAACCAAGGGGACTATCGAAGAGAAGATATATAAGCTTCAGGAGAAAAAGAAGAACCTTGCTGATTCTGTAATTAAAGCGGGAGAAGTATTTATCAATAAGCTTACCAAAGAAGAAGTTGAGGATTTGTTTAATATGTAG
- a CDS encoding type II toxin-antitoxin system RelE/ParE family toxin, which yields MNNFIVEFYEKENSEIPVEEFLLKLDCKMRAKMVGIISILQEKGNMLREPYSKHLEDGIFELRGKVGSDISRVLYFFYYNGKIIMTNGFIKKTNKTPKSEINKAKAYRKDYLERMKINEKI from the coding sequence ATGAATAATTTTATAGTTGAGTTTTATGAAAAGGAGAATTCCGAAATACCTGTTGAAGAGTTTTTGCTTAAATTGGATTGTAAAATGCGGGCAAAAATGGTGGGTATTATTAGTATTCTACAGGAAAAGGGAAATATGTTAAGAGAACCATATAGCAAGCACTTAGAAGATGGAATTTTTGAGTTGCGCGGAAAGGTTGGTAGTGATATTTCCAGAGTATTATATTTCTTTTATTATAATGGTAAAATTATAATGACAAATGGATTTATAAAGAAAACTAATAAGACACCAAAATCAGAGATTAATAAGGCTAAAGCATACCGTAAAGATTATTTGGAAAGGATGAAGATAAATGAAAAAATTTGA
- a CDS encoding helix-turn-helix domain-containing protein, protein MKKFDTFLEEQMKDPDFKSEFENLQPELDVIRAIVDARTSQNLTQKQLSERTGINQADISKLENGTRNPTLNMLKRLAKGMNMELKIEFTPKQA, encoded by the coding sequence ATGAAAAAATTTGATACTTTTTTAGAAGAACAAATGAAGGATCCAGATTTTAAAAGTGAATTTGAAAATTTACAACCCGAACTTGATGTTATCAGAGCTATTGTAGATGCCAGAACATCTCAAAATCTCACTCAAAAACAATTATCAGAGAGGACAGGAATAAATCAGGCAGACATAAGTAAGCTTGAGAATGGGACAAGGAATCCGACGTTAAATATGTTAAAAAGATTGGCTAAAGGAATGAATATGGAATTAAAAATTGAATTTACCCCGAAACAGGCTTGA